One genomic segment of Mus pahari chromosome 4, PAHARI_EIJ_v1.1, whole genome shotgun sequence includes these proteins:
- the Txnip gene encoding thioredoxin-interacting protein — MVMFKKIKSFEVVFNDPEKVYGSGEKVAGRVMVEVCEVTRVKAVRILACGVAKVLWMQGSQQCKQTLDYLRYEDTLLLEDLPTGENEMVIMRPGNKYEYKFGFELPQGPLGTSFKGKYGCVDYWVKAFLDRPSQPTQEAKKNFEVMDLVDVNTPDLMAPVSAKKEKKVSCMFIPDGRVSVSARIDRKGFCEGDDISIHADFENTCSRIVVPKAAIVARHTYLANGQTKVLTQKLSSVRGNHIISGTCASWRGKSLRVQKIRPSILGCNILKVEYSLLIYVSVPGSKKVILDLPLVIGSRSGLSSRTSSMASRTSSEMSWIDLNIPDTPEAPPCYMDIIPEDHRLESPTTPLLDDVDDSQDSPIFMYAPEFQFMPPPTYTEVDPCVLNNNNNNNNNNVQ; from the exons ATGGTGATGTTCAAGAAGATCAAGTCTTTTGAGGTGGTCTTCAACGACCCCGAGAAGGTGTACGGCAGCGGGGAGAAGGTGGCCGGACGGGTGATGGTGGAAGTGTGTGAAGTTACCCGAGTCAAAGCCGTCAGGATCCTGGCTTGCGGCGTGGCCAAGGTCCTGTGGATGCAAGGGTCTCAGCAGTGCAAACAGACCTTGGACTACTTGCGATATGAAGACACGCTTCTCCTAGAAGATCTGCCTACAG GTGAGAACGAGATGGTGATCATGAGGCCTGGAAACAAATACGAGTACAAGTTCGGCTTCGAGCTTCCTCAGGG GCCCCTGGGAacatcttttaaaggaaaatatggtTGCGTAGACTACTGGGTGAAGGCTTTTCTTGATCGCCCCAGCCAGCCAactcaagaggcaaagaaaaACTTCGAAGTGATGGATCTAGTGGATGTCAATACCCCCGACTTAATG GCACCAGTGTCTgccaaaaaggagaagaaagtttCCTGCATGTTCATTCCTGATGGACGTGTGTCAGTCTCTGCTCGAATTGACAGAAAAGGGTTCTGTGAAG GTGATGACATCTCCATCCATGCTGACTTTGAGAACACATGTTCCCGAATCGTGGTCCCCAAAGCAGCTATTGTGGCCCGACACACTTACCTTGCCAATGGCCAGACCAAAGTGCTCACTCAGAAGCTGTCGTCAGTCAGAGGCAATCACATTATCTCAGGGACCTGCGCATCATGGCGTGGCAAGAGCCTCAGAGTGCAGAAGATCAGACCGTCGATCCTGGGCTGCAACATCCTCAAAGTTGAATACTCCTTGCTG ATCTATGTCAGTGTCCCTGGCTCCAAGAAAGTCATCCTTGACCTGCCCCTGGTGATTGGCAGCAGGTCGGGTCTGAGCAGCCGGACATCCAGCATGGCCAGCCGGACGAGCTCTGAAATGAGCTGGATAGACCTAAACATCCCCGATACCCCGGAAG ctcctccttgcTACATGGACATCATTCCTGAAGATCACAGACTAGAGAGCCCCACCACCCCTCTGCTGGACGACGTGGACGATTCTCAAGACAGCCCTATCTTTATGTACGCCCCCGAGTTCCAGTTCATGCCCCCACCCACTTACACTGAG GTGGATCCGTGCGtccttaacaacaacaacaacaacaacaacaacaatgtgcAGTGA
- the Polr3gl gene encoding DNA-directed RNA polymerase III subunit RPC7-like translates to MASRGGGRGRGRGQLTFNMEAVGIGKGDALPPPTLQPSPLFPPLEFHPVPLPAGEEGEYVLALKQELRGAMRQLPYFIRPAVPKRDVERYSDKYQMSGPIDNAIDWNPDWRRLPSELKIRVRKVQKERTTMILPKRPPKSTDDKEETIQKLETLEKKEEEVTSEEDEEKEEEEEKEEGEEEEYDEEEHEEETDYIMSYFDNGEDFGGDSDDNMDEAIY, encoded by the exons ATGGCCAGCCGGGGTGGGGGCCGGGGACGTGGCCGGGGCCAGTTGACCTTCAACATGGAGGCTGTGGGCATTGGGAAGGGTGACGCTTTGCCCCCACCCACTCTCCAACCCTCTCCACTCTTCCCT CCCTTGGAGTTCCACCCAGTGCCTCTGCCCGCTGGAGAGGAGGGGGAGTATGTTCTGGCACTGAAGCAAGAGCTGCGTGGGGCCATGAGACAGCTCCCCTACTTTATCCGGCCAGCCGTCCCCAAGAGAG atgtgGAACGTTACTCAGACAAGTATCAGATGTCCGGGCCTATTGACAATGCCATCGATTGGAACCCTG ATTGGCGGCGACTACCCAGCGAGCTCAAGATTCGAGTGCGAAAAGTACAGAAGGAGC GGACCACCATGATCCTCCCCAAGAGGCCCCCTAAGAGCACAGACGATAAGGAGGAGACGATACAGAAACTAGAG ACGctagagaagaaggaggaggaagtgacttcagaggaagatgaagagaaagaagaggaggaggagaaggaagagggggaggaagaggagtacGATGAAGAGGAGCATGAGGAG GAAACTGATTACATCATGTCATATTTTGACAATGGAGAGGACTTTGGAGGGGACAGCGATGACAATATGGATGAGGCCATATACTGA